Proteins encoded within one genomic window of Polaribacter sp. NJDZ03:
- a CDS encoding peptidoglycan DD-metalloendopeptidase family protein produces MNTEKFNQFLSQISKESLAVIDVQISLESYYPIAISSQNKDLLQFDISSSSEWETYIKLFLEQNKAKVAFGGYLEKRNIYDRSEYFKNQLENEKRNIHLGIDLWCGENTKVLAALDGEVHSFKNNKNYGDYGPTIILKHQLESETFYTLYGHLTLASIEDIKIGDLVLKGNIIGYLGDSSVNGDYAPHLHFQIIRDLEVNFGDYPGVSSEENITFYKKNCPDPNLLLKFLV; encoded by the coding sequence ATGAATACAGAAAAATTCAATCAGTTTTTAAGTCAAATATCTAAAGAGTCTTTAGCTGTAATTGATGTACAAATTTCTTTAGAGAGTTATTATCCTATCGCAATTTCTTCTCAAAATAAAGATTTATTACAATTTGATATCTCTTCTTCTTCGGAATGGGAAACATATATAAAATTATTTTTAGAACAAAACAAAGCTAAGGTAGCTTTTGGAGGTTATTTAGAAAAAAGGAATATTTACGATAGAAGCGAATATTTTAAAAATCAACTAGAAAATGAAAAAAGAAATATTCATTTAGGTATAGATTTATGGTGTGGTGAAAACACCAAAGTTTTAGCAGCTTTAGATGGGGAAGTTCATAGTTTTAAAAATAATAAGAATTATGGTGATTACGGACCAACAATCATTTTAAAACATCAATTAGAAAGTGAAACTTTTTATACTCTATATGGACATTTAACGCTAGCATCCATAGAAGATATAAAAATTGGAGACTTGGTTTTAAAAGGAAATATTATTGGGTATTTAGGAGATTCATCTGTAAATGGAGATTATGCACCGCATTTACACTTTCAAATAATTAGAGATTTAGAGGTTAATTTTGGTGATTATCCAGGAGTTTCATCCGAAGAAAATATAACGTTTTATAAGAAGAATTGTCCTGATCCAAATTTATTGTTAAAGTTTTTGGTTTAA
- a CDS encoding Crp/Fnr family transcriptional regulator, which yields MNNLWFFDNVNLFNLLCPHKFKEYKECHTFDAYKKSDYIYFEEDTASKIYLIEKGKVKLGYYNEDGTEVVKAILTKGELFGEKAILGVEVRNEFAQSVDASTSICPIGVDTMHDLMRDNKTFSLKIYKFLGLRFKKLERRLQLILFKDTKTRFLEFMKELCEEFGYDCEKTGDKVIEHPYTQKDIASLIGTSRSNLNVLMNELKEESIITFNRKEIRLLQKIA from the coding sequence ATGAATAACTTATGGTTTTTTGATAACGTAAATTTATTTAATCTTCTTTGTCCGCATAAATTTAAAGAATACAAAGAGTGTCATACTTTCGATGCTTATAAAAAGAGCGATTATATCTATTTTGAAGAAGACACGGCAAGTAAAATTTATTTAATTGAAAAAGGAAAAGTAAAACTAGGATATTATAATGAAGATGGTACAGAAGTAGTTAAGGCTATTTTAACCAAAGGAGAATTGTTTGGAGAAAAAGCCATTTTAGGAGTAGAAGTTAGAAATGAATTTGCTCAATCTGTAGATGCATCCACATCAATCTGCCCAATAGGAGTAGATACGATGCACGATTTAATGCGTGATAATAAAACATTTAGTTTAAAAATTTATAAGTTTCTTGGGCTTCGTTTTAAAAAATTAGAAAGAAGATTACAATTAATTTTATTTAAAGATACCAAAACACGTTTTTTAGAATTTATGAAAGAACTCTGTGAAGAGTTTGGTTATGATTGTGAAAAAACAGGAGATAAGGTTATTGAACACCCATATACACAGAAAGATATTGCATCATTAATAGGTACTTCTAGATCTAACTTAAATGTATTAATGAACGAGTTAAAAGAGGAAAGTATTATCACTTTTAATAGAAAAGAAATAAGATTACTTCAAAAAATAGCTTAA
- a CDS encoding anti-sigma factor has protein sequence MKKILNLAFAFALATTFVACSDDDNNNNNIVPTTGDLIVDFTGLEELGADFVYEGWLIVNGSPVSTGTFTSVTFPQTYTVGIDNLQAATTFVLSIEPAGETGADALAPAATKLLAGNFSGDTASVNSDNIVVDSSGEIKALGSSWGKYFLATPTDNDDSNEASGIWFLDNTTPPAVAGLGLPTLTDGWKYEGWVVLNGTPVSTGTFTAVDAADDNAATSPYKGAVGNGPGFPGEDYVMGSAAGVDFPTDLKGATVVISVEPSPDNSPAPFTLKPLAHVVPADADNHTVISMGAGPKAVLSGSVIR, from the coding sequence ATGAAAAAAATTTTAAATTTAGCATTCGCATTTGCACTTGCAACTACTTTTGTAGCTTGTAGCGACGATGACAACAACAACAACAACATTGTACCAACAACAGGAGATTTAATAGTAGACTTTACAGGTTTAGAAGAATTAGGAGCTGATTTCGTTTACGAAGGATGGTTAATTGTAAACGGAAGCCCAGTAAGTACAGGTACTTTTACAAGTGTAACTTTTCCGCAAACGTATACTGTTGGTATTGATAATTTACAAGCAGCAACAACTTTTGTTTTATCTATTGAACCTGCAGGAGAAACTGGAGCAGATGCTTTAGCACCAGCAGCAACGAAGCTTTTAGCTGGTAACTTTTCTGGAGACACAGCAAGTGTAAATTCTGATAACATTGTTGTTGATTCTAGTGGAGAAATTAAAGCTTTAGGATCTTCTTGGGGAAAATACTTTTTAGCAACACCTACAGATAATGATGATAGCAATGAAGCAAGTGGAATTTGGTTTTTAGATAACACAACGCCTCCTGCTGTTGCCGGTTTAGGATTACCAACTTTAACAGATGGATGGAAATATGAAGGATGGGTAGTTTTAAACGGAACACCAGTAAGTACAGGTACTTTTACAGCTGTAGATGCTGCAGATGATAACGCTGCAACTTCACCTTATAAAGGGGCCGTTGGAAATGGACCAGGTTTTCCAGGAGAAGATTATGTAATGGGATCTGCTGCAGGTGTAGATTTTCCTACAGATTTAAAAGGAGCAACAGTAGTAATTTCTGTTGAACCTAGCCCAGATAATAGTCCAGCACCTTTTACGTTAAAGCCTTTGGCACATGTTGTACCAGCAGATGCAGATAACCATACCGTAATTTCTATGGGAGCAGGACCAAAAGCAGTTTTATCTGGAAGTGTAATAAGATAA
- a CDS encoding aspartate aminotransferase family protein, protein MKKDFFKYQAQTTPHPLAIEISKAKGSYIYNTSGKEYLDFVAGVSANSLGHNHPKVTNAIKNQLDSYAHVMVYGEFIQQPQVALCKLLAQNSPENLNAVYITNSGTEATEGALKLAKRVTNRAEIIAAKNSYHGNTMGSMSVSGVEKQNQVFRPLIPGTRFIEYNNESKIDKITSKTAAVILETIQGGAGFIEPKNGFLTKIKQRCLEVGALLILDEIQTGIGRTGKFWGFENYNVIPDIVITGKGLGGGMPIGAFIADFKMMSLLKDNPKLGHISTFAGHPVISAAAVATVTEITQNNFIKEALRKEALIRKHLVHPSIVEIRGKGLMLAAILESPELNSKVILKCLENGLILFFLLFEEKAMRITPPLTISDEEIIKGCNIILKTIDEVTQ, encoded by the coding sequence TTGAAAAAAGACTTCTTTAAATACCAAGCACAAACTACTCCTCACCCATTGGCTATAGAAATATCTAAGGCAAAAGGAAGTTATATTTATAATACTTCGGGTAAAGAATATTTAGACTTTGTAGCTGGGGTTTCTGCAAACAGTTTAGGTCATAATCACCCAAAAGTTACAAATGCCATAAAAAATCAATTAGATTCTTATGCGCATGTTATGGTTTATGGCGAGTTTATACAGCAGCCACAAGTAGCATTATGTAAATTATTAGCTCAAAATTCTCCAGAGAATTTAAACGCAGTTTATATTACAAACTCAGGAACAGAAGCTACAGAAGGTGCTTTAAAATTAGCCAAAAGAGTTACCAATAGAGCCGAAATAATTGCTGCAAAAAACTCTTATCATGGTAATACAATGGGGTCTATGAGTGTTTCTGGCGTAGAAAAACAGAATCAAGTTTTTAGACCTTTAATACCTGGTACAAGATTTATTGAATATAATAATGAAAGTAAAATAGATAAAATAACTTCTAAAACTGCAGCCGTAATTTTAGAAACCATACAAGGTGGTGCTGGTTTTATTGAACCTAAAAATGGTTTTTTAACCAAAATAAAACAACGCTGTTTAGAGGTTGGTGCTTTGTTAATTTTAGATGAAATACAAACAGGTATTGGAAGAACAGGTAAATTTTGGGGATTTGAAAACTACAATGTAATTCCGGATATTGTAATTACAGGGAAAGGTTTAGGTGGTGGAATGCCAATTGGTGCTTTTATTGCTGATTTTAAAATGATGAGTTTATTAAAAGACAATCCTAAATTAGGACACATTTCTACATTTGCAGGTCACCCTGTTATTTCTGCAGCAGCCGTAGCAACTGTAACAGAAATTACTCAGAATAACTTTATTAAAGAAGCGTTACGCAAAGAAGCATTGATTAGAAAACATTTGGTACATCCTTCAATTGTAGAGATTAGAGGAAAAGGATTAATGTTAGCGGCCATTTTAGAAAGCCCCGAATTAAACTCTAAAGTAATTTTGAAATGTTTAGAAAATGGGTTAATTCTTTTCTTTTTATTGTTTGAAGAAAAAGCAATGAGAATTACGCCTCCATTAACCATTTCTGATGAAGAAATAATAAAAGGCTGCAATATCATTTTAAAAACTATTGACGAAGTAACCCAATAA